AGTTAAAACTGGTGCCTCAGTCAACCGtctctttaactcttgaaaactcCTTTCACACTTAGCGTCCAATATGAACTTGCCATACTTCTTGGTCAGCTCGGTCATAGGTCCCGCTATCTTGGAGAAATCCTTAATGAAACGATGGTAGTAACCAACTAAACCCAAGAAACTTCGAACCTCCGTTGGATTCTCAGGTTGTTTCCAATTTGACACTGCTTCCACCTTAGTCAGGTCCATAGCGATTCCATCCTTAGAGATAATATGACCCAAAAATGTCACTTCTTCCAACCAAAATTCATACGTACTAAACTTCGTAAATAACTAATGTTCTCTTAGGATTTGCAATACTATCCTCAAATGTCGTTCATGGTCCTTCCGAGTTTAAAATATACTATGATATCATCGATGAACACCACTACGAACTGATCTAAATACGGCTTAAAGattcgatgcattaaatccataaatgcgACAGGTGCGTTAGTCAGTCCGAAAGGCATCacggcaaactcaaaatgcctgtacctcgagttaaaagctgTCTTAGGTATGTCCTCCATTCgcatcctcaattgatagtaaccctgTCTAAAATTCAACTTAAAGTAAACTACAGCTCCCTGCAGTTGATCGAAAAGCTCATCGATGTGCGGTAgagggtacttattcttaatggcGACGTCATTCAAGTCTCAATAATCTATACACAATCTTAACCTTCtgtctttcttcttaacaaataacacTGGCGCACCCCAAGGTGAATCACTTTTCTTGATAAATCCTCGTTCCAATACATCTTGCAATTGAAGTTTCAATTCTCTCGGTTCAGCTGGCGCTATCCTCTAAGATGTATTGGAAATAGGCGCTATTCCTGGgggtcacatcaatcttaaaagctatTTTCCGTTCGGGCGGTAAGGATTTTAATTCCTCAGAAAAAATGTCAGGGAATTCTCTCATCACTGGCACGTCTTCCAACTTTACCTTATTTCCTGAAGTATTGATCAGAAAAGCTAAGAGTCCTTTTGCTCCCTTACACAGCAATTTCCTAGCTCTAATCCCTGAAATAAGAGTTGATGATGCTAATCTACCTCTTACATCTAGTTTTAAAGTCGGCTCACCAGGCAAATGCAATTCCACTATCTTCTTCTTATAATCAAGTTGGGTATGATAACGAGTTAACCAATCCATCCCTAAGATAACATCATAACCCTTAATTTCTAAACACATAAGGTCTGCTAACAGCTTCCGCTCACCAACCCAGACATCACAATTCCTATAAACCCAATTAGATAACAATCTCTGATTTTCAGTATGCGTACTAATCTCTAAGTCATATGGTAGTCTCTCAGACTTAACATCTACGCCCTTCATAAAGGTAGgcttaacaaaggaatgggttgCCCCGagatcaattaaaaccttaaCTAGACGATGGAATATCGGAATCGTACCTTCAATAACCTCCATAGGTTCAGGGGCCTGATATTGATCCAAAGAATAGACTTTAGCAGGCACCCTCGGGCGATTATCCCCCATGCTCGACTGTTTGAAAGTCGGCCTAGCAGACTGTTGCGAACCACCTCCTACACGACGAGCCGTCAAACAGTTGGCAATCTGATGTTCAGCACTCCCGCAACTTAAACACTTCCCcactttcctccaacaatcatccGCTGTGTGATTTGGCTTTCCATAGTATCCACATCCTACTTGAGGCGTCGATACCAAACCTCCTTGTGAGGTAACCCTAGACTGGCCATGCCACTAGCTACTCCTCTAACCAAAGATCCCCTTGTAGCTCTAGCTAATCTTACTCCTCCCAGGCCCCTTCCAACCTTAAGGGCTGGCACATTCTTATCCAGCGGCCCTACACCACTGTTACTTGGGGCATTCCTCTTTTTAGCATGAAAAACCCTCACCTGAAGTCTAGCACTCTCCACTCTTTGGGCCTTTTCCAAGGTCTCGGTAAACTTGTTGATTTGGGCTGCTGATAAAGCCTCTTGACTCTCCACATTGAACCCTTGTATGAATCGTCTTATCCTTTTTCGATCCGTGGCCATTAACTCAGGTgcaaacttgaagagtttcgtGAATTGGGTCTCATAGTCGGCCACACTCCTAGATCTCTGCCTCAATCTAATAAAATCGTCCACTCTTTTCTCTTGGACCATTGGAGGCAGAAACTTCTCGTCAAACTCTCTCTTGAAATTTGCCCAAGTCCATGGGGTCTGCTCTCTTTCCCATTTAGCTCTaatgacattccaccaagaCCTAGCCGCGCCCTCAAATTGGAAGATAGCGAAAATCACTCGCCTCCCCTTCGAGTAGTTCAATACGGCAAGGATATCGGTCATCCTTTCGAACCAACTCTCCGCCACGTCTGAGTCAGCTCCTTCCAGGAACTTGAGTGGCGTAAACTTAATAAAACATTCCAGA
This sequence is a window from Coffea eugenioides isolate CCC68of chromosome 7, Ceug_1.0, whole genome shotgun sequence. Protein-coding genes within it:
- the LOC113777097 gene encoding uncharacterized protein LOC113777097, with the translated sequence MDLTKVEAVSNWKQPENPTEVRSFLGLVGYYHRFIKDFSKIAGPMTELTKKYGKFILDAKCERSFQELKRRLTEAPVLTLPNGNHGYVVFTDASKEGLGCVLMQNERVIAYVSRKLKPY